One stretch of Pseudomonas fluorescens Q2-87 DNA includes these proteins:
- a CDS encoding outer membrane protein assembly factor BamD, producing MQVKHLLLIAILALTAACSSKEVVDENLSEVELYQQAQNDLDNNSYTSATAKLKALESRYPFGRYADQAQLELIYANYKNAEPEAAKSAAERFIRLHPQHPNVDYAYYLKGLTSFDQDVGLLARFLPLDMTKRDPGAARDSYNEFAQLTSRFPNSRYSPDAKQRMIYLRNLLASYEIHVADYYLTRQAYVAAANRGRYVVENFQETPSVGDGLAVMTEAYQRLHLDDLAATSLETLKLNYPDHPSLVDGQFTPRVDEADNRSWLSKATLGLIESRPPLPPGETRANQDVQRQFQDAKEAIPNELKPKDENGDVIEAEEPESESSDRSWFSHLTFGLFD from the coding sequence ATGCAAGTGAAACACCTGCTGCTGATCGCCATCCTCGCATTGACTGCTGCTTGCTCGTCGAAGGAAGTCGTAGACGAAAACCTGAGCGAAGTCGAACTGTACCAACAGGCGCAGAACGACCTGGACAACAACAGCTATACCAGCGCCACGGCCAAGCTCAAGGCCCTGGAATCGCGGTATCCGTTCGGTCGCTACGCCGATCAGGCCCAGTTGGAGCTGATCTACGCCAACTACAAGAACGCCGAGCCGGAAGCTGCAAAATCCGCCGCCGAGCGCTTCATTCGCCTGCACCCGCAGCACCCGAATGTCGATTACGCCTATTACCTCAAGGGGCTGACCTCCTTCGACCAGGACGTCGGCCTGCTGGCGCGCTTCCTGCCGCTGGACATGACCAAGCGTGACCCGGGCGCCGCGCGCGACTCCTATAACGAGTTCGCCCAGCTGACCAGCCGCTTCCCCAACAGCCGCTACTCGCCGGATGCCAAGCAGCGCATGATCTACCTGCGCAATCTGCTGGCATCCTACGAAATCCACGTGGCCGACTACTACCTGACCCGCCAGGCCTACGTCGCCGCCGCCAACCGTGGCCGCTACGTGGTGGAGAACTTCCAGGAAACCCCTTCGGTGGGTGACGGCCTGGCCGTGATGACCGAAGCCTACCAGCGCCTGCACCTCGATGACCTGGCAGCCACCAGCCTGGAAACCCTGAAGCTGAACTACCCGGATCACCCTTCGCTGGTCGACGGCCAGTTCACCCCACGGGTTGACGAAGCGGACAACCGTTCGTGGCTGAGCAAGGCTACCCTGGGCCTGATCGAGTCCCGTCCACCGCTGCCGCCGGGTGAAACCCGCGCCAACCAAGACGTACAGCGTCAGTTCCAGGACGCCAAGGAAGCCATTCCGAACGAGCTCAAGCCCAAGGACGAGAATGGCGATGTGATCGAAGCAGAAGAGCCTGAGAGCGAGTCCAGCGACCGCTCCTGGTTCAGCCACCTGACCTTCGGCCTGTTCGACTGA
- a CDS encoding sensor histidine kinase, protein MIAEALSPHDKQAQRLLRLYHLYRLSIGITLVLLISSNMDNRLLEFANDDLLRSGSWLYLVLNILLVVFLENTRRPARLFGLALTDVLLLSWLFFVAGGAPSAVGNLLIVSVAIGNTLLRGRIGLLIAAVATLGIIGSTFFLGLSDSNRPSSYLQAGTLGALCFAAALLVQGLTRRLEASETLAEQRASEVVGLEALNALILQRMRTGILVLDRQGRVQLANESALNLLGMHDLVGQPIEQYSTALVERLQLWRNNPSLRPQSLTIRGNGLTLQPSFIALGHNDQHQTLVFLDDLAQVAQQAQQLKLASLGRLTAGIAHEIRNPLGAISHAAQLLRESEELNDADRRLTQIIQDHSQRMNRVIENVLQLSRRQPTTPQRLDLRTWLEPFVRQTRESMTEYQQLHLSIDPGDYTTLMDPDQLTQVLGNLLSNAWRHGAMVHDQAEVWLKLFIDPHSQLPTLDIIDNGPGVTPDQQAHLFEPFFTTSSQGTGLGLYLSRELCESNQARLDFKSRQGGGCFRITFAHGRKQI, encoded by the coding sequence GTGATCGCTGAGGCCCTAAGCCCGCACGACAAACAGGCGCAGCGCCTGCTGCGTCTTTATCATCTGTACCGTCTGAGCATCGGCATCACCCTGGTGCTGCTTATTTCCAGCAACATGGACAACCGCCTGCTGGAGTTCGCCAACGACGACCTGCTGCGCAGTGGCAGTTGGTTGTACCTGGTGTTGAATATCTTGCTGGTGGTGTTTCTTGAAAACACCCGCCGCCCCGCCCGCCTGTTCGGCCTGGCCCTGACCGATGTGTTGCTGCTCTCATGGCTGTTCTTCGTCGCGGGCGGCGCCCCCAGCGCCGTCGGCAACCTGCTCATCGTCTCGGTGGCCATCGGCAATACGCTGTTGCGGGGCCGGATCGGCCTGTTGATAGCAGCCGTTGCCACTCTCGGCATCATCGGTTCGACCTTCTTTCTCGGCCTCAGCGACTCGAACCGCCCCAGTAGCTATTTGCAGGCCGGCACCCTGGGTGCGTTGTGCTTTGCTGCGGCGCTGCTGGTACAGGGCCTGACCCGACGACTGGAAGCCAGCGAAACCCTGGCCGAGCAACGGGCCAGCGAAGTGGTGGGCCTCGAAGCGCTCAATGCATTGATCCTGCAACGCATGCGCACCGGGATCCTGGTGCTCGACCGTCAAGGCCGGGTGCAACTGGCCAACGAAAGCGCGCTGAACCTGCTGGGTATGCACGATCTGGTCGGCCAGCCAATCGAGCAGTACTCAACGGCCCTGGTCGAACGCCTGCAACTGTGGCGGAACAACCCCAGCCTGCGTCCGCAAAGCCTGACCATCAGGGGCAATGGCCTTACCCTTCAACCGAGCTTCATCGCCCTGGGGCACAACGACCAGCATCAGACCCTGGTATTTCTCGATGACCTGGCCCAGGTCGCCCAGCAAGCCCAACAGCTCAAACTCGCCTCCCTCGGACGCCTGACCGCCGGTATCGCCCATGAAATCCGCAACCCGCTGGGTGCCATCAGCCATGCGGCGCAATTGTTGCGTGAGTCAGAGGAACTGAACGACGCAGATCGGCGTCTGACGCAGATTATTCAAGACCACTCCCAACGAATGAATCGCGTCATTGAGAACGTCCTCCAATTGTCCCGCCGCCAACCCACCACGCCACAACGCCTGGATCTGCGGACCTGGCTCGAACCGTTCGTCAGGCAAACCCGCGAAAGCATGACCGAGTACCAGCAATTGCACCTGAGCATCGACCCCGGCGACTACACCACGCTGATGGACCCCGACCAGCTGACCCAAGTGCTCGGCAACCTGTTAAGCAACGCGTGGCGCCACGGCGCGATGGTCCATGACCAGGCTGAAGTCTGGCTGAAGCTGTTCATCGACCCTCACAGCCAACTGCCCACGCTGGACATCATCGACAACGGCCCCGGCGTGACGCCGGACCAGCAGGCGCACTTGTTCGAACCTTTCTTCACCACCAGCAGCCAAGGCACCGGCCTTGGGCTCTATCTGTCCCGTGAGCTGTGCGAAAGCAACCAGGCCCGCCTAGACTTCAAATCACGCCAAGGCGGCGGTTGCTTTCGCATCACTTTTGCTCACGGACGGAAACAGATTTGA
- the rluD gene encoding 23S rRNA pseudouridine(1911/1915/1917) synthase RluD, whose translation MSDKIELRAEVPSDLGGQRLDQVAAQLFAEHSRSRLSAWIKDGRLTVDGAVIRPRDIVHGGAILELTAEQEAQGEWVAQDIALDIVYEDDDILVINKPAGLVVHPAAGHADGTLLNALLHHVPDIINVPRAGIVHRLDKDTTGLMVVAKTIQAQTQLVTQLQSRSVSRIYECIVIGVVTAGGKINAPIGRHGQQRQRMAVMEGGKQAVSHYRVLERFRSHTHVRVKLETGRTHQIRVHMAHINFPLVGDPAYGGRFRIPPAASITMVESLKNFPRQALHARFLELDHPTTGKRMSWESPLPDDFVWLLTLLKQDREAFIG comes from the coding sequence ATGTCCGATAAAATAGAACTTCGCGCAGAGGTGCCGTCCGATTTGGGCGGCCAACGCCTCGATCAAGTCGCCGCCCAACTCTTCGCCGAGCACTCGCGCTCGCGCCTTTCCGCCTGGATCAAGGACGGCCGCCTGACTGTGGATGGGGCGGTCATTCGCCCGCGCGACATCGTCCACGGTGGCGCCATCCTCGAGCTGACCGCCGAACAGGAGGCCCAGGGAGAATGGGTCGCCCAGGACATTGCCCTGGACATCGTCTATGAAGACGATGACATCCTGGTGATCAACAAGCCTGCGGGCCTGGTGGTGCACCCGGCTGCGGGCCATGCCGACGGCACCCTGCTCAACGCCTTGCTGCACCACGTACCGGACATTATCAATGTGCCCCGTGCCGGCATCGTGCATCGCCTGGACAAGGACACCACCGGCCTGATGGTCGTGGCCAAGACCATCCAGGCGCAGACACAGCTGGTCACACAGCTGCAGAGCCGCAGTGTCAGCCGCATCTATGAATGCATCGTGATCGGCGTGGTCACTGCCGGTGGCAAGATCAACGCGCCGATCGGTCGTCATGGCCAGCAACGCCAGCGCATGGCGGTGATGGAAGGCGGCAAGCAAGCGGTCAGTCATTACCGCGTGCTCGAACGCTTCCGCTCCCACACCCACGTGCGGGTCAAGCTGGAAACCGGCCGTACCCACCAGATCCGCGTGCACATGGCGCACATCAACTTCCCATTGGTGGGCGACCCGGCCTACGGCGGTCGTTTCCGCATTCCGCCGGCCGCCAGCATCACCATGGTCGAGTCGCTGAAGAACTTCCCGCGCCAGGCGCTGCATGCGCGGTTTCTGGAGCTGGATCATCCGACCACCGGCAAGCGCATGAGCTGGGAGTCGCCGTTGCCGGATGACTTCGTCTGGCTGCTGACGCTGCTCAAGCAGGACCGCGAGGCGTTCATCGGATGA
- a CDS encoding PP0621 family protein, with protein MLRLLFWIALIAAAVWFWRKFKGASSAPTATREQDAPPMVRCAHCGVHLPRDRARALEQQWYCSQAHLEQGPSTRDR; from the coding sequence ATGCTTCGTTTACTGTTCTGGATTGCCCTGATCGCCGCCGCGGTATGGTTCTGGCGCAAGTTCAAGGGTGCCTCCTCCGCGCCGACCGCCACGCGCGAGCAGGACGCGCCGCCCATGGTTCGTTGCGCCCATTGCGGCGTGCACCTGCCCCGCGACCGAGCGCGAGCTCTCGAACAACAGTGGTATTGCAGCCAGGCTCACCTCGAGCAAGGCCCGAGCACCCGTGATCGCTGA
- the pgeF gene encoding peptidoglycan editing factor PgeF, translated as MSDWLIPDWPAPARVKACVTTRAGGVSLAPFDSLNLGNHVDDDPTAVAENRRRLTDHFAIAPAWLQQVHGTVVVEADPARVATADASWTATPGIACTAMTADCLPVLFCNRAGSRVAAAHAGWRGLANGVLGATLDSLAVPAGEILAWLGPAIGPQAFEVGPEVREAFVAQLPQATQAFAPSHNPGKFLADIYALARLRLAARGVTAVYGGGLCTVTDPRFFSYRRNPRTGRFASLVWIER; from the coding sequence ATGAGTGACTGGCTGATACCCGACTGGCCCGCGCCGGCCCGGGTCAAGGCCTGCGTCACCACCCGAGCGGGCGGCGTCAGCCTGGCGCCGTTCGACAGCCTCAACCTCGGCAATCATGTGGACGACGACCCGACGGCCGTCGCCGAGAACCGTCGTCGCCTTACCGATCACTTCGCCATCGCACCGGCCTGGCTGCAGCAGGTCCATGGCACTGTCGTGGTCGAGGCTGACCCGGCGCGGGTCGCGACCGCCGATGCCAGTTGGACCGCAACGCCGGGTATCGCCTGCACGGCGATGACGGCGGATTGCTTGCCGGTGCTCTTCTGCAACCGTGCCGGCAGCCGCGTCGCGGCGGCCCATGCCGGTTGGCGCGGGCTGGCGAACGGGGTGCTGGGAGCCACGCTCGACAGCCTTGCAGTGCCCGCTGGTGAGATACTGGCCTGGCTCGGCCCGGCCATCGGCCCGCAAGCGTTCGAAGTCGGGCCGGAAGTGCGCGAAGCCTTTGTCGCGCAACTGCCCCAGGCGACGCAGGCCTTTGCACCCAGCCACAACCCCGGCAAATTCCTCGCCGACATTTATGCGCTGGCGCGTTTGCGCCTGGCGGCGCGCGGTGTTACGGCAGTCTACGGTGGCGGCTTGTGCACCGTGACCGATCCGCGCTTCTTTTCCTACCGGCGCAACCCACGCACCGGTCGCTTCGCTTCCCTGGTTTGGATCGAACGCTAG